One stretch of Juglans microcarpa x Juglans regia isolate MS1-56 chromosome 3D, Jm3101_v1.0, whole genome shotgun sequence DNA includes these proteins:
- the LOC121255306 gene encoding uncharacterized protein LOC121255306, protein MLEDEILAHILWSCFSAKDVWLLCSKSIQKANIQVSSFLSVFEFLIDRLSSQKLVLFATLTRLIWFRRNSLIHDGHFQSPNVLFDNAVKVVDEYCNARAKSARFGIQNLLPTTRWETPPSSWVKVNWDVAVRYDFNKIGVGVVIREADGSVLANLMQPRFYCTDLVLAKARGLLSAVLFCNELGLDSLIFEGDSSQVVHAVKNFAFSAGKLQCTILDIIELLCGA, encoded by the coding sequence ATGCTTGAAGATGAAATACTAGCTCATATTTTATGGTCATGTTTCTCTGCCAAGGATGTATGGCTTCTGTGTTCCAAGTCTATTCAAAAGGCAAACATTCAAGTATCCAGTTTCTTATCTGTTTTTGAGTTCCTGATTGACCGATTATCAAGTCAGAAACTGGTGTTATTTGCCACCCTAACTCGACTAATCTGGTTTAGAAGAAACAGTCTTATTCATGATGGCCATTTTCAATCTCCTAATGTGCTCTTTGATAATGCTGTAAAGGTTGTAGATGAGTATTGTAATGCAAGAGCCAAGTCAGCAAGGTTTGGAATTCAGAATCTGCTACCTACTACTCGATGGGAAACACCTCCATCATCTTGGGTGAAAGTGAATTGGGATGTGGCAGTAAGATATGATTTCAACAAGATTGGTGTTGGTGTAGTGATAAGAGAGGCTGATGGTTCTGTTTTGGCTAATTTGATGCAACCAAGATTCTATTGCACTGATCTTGTGTTGGCTAAAGCAAGAGGTTTACTCTCTGCTGTGTTATTTTGCAATGAGTTGGGTCTCGACTCTTTAATCTTTGAAGGTGACTCTAGTCAAGTTGTCCATGCAGTCAAGAATTTTGCTTTTTCTGCTGGGAAATTGCAGTGCACTATCTTAGACATCATTGAACTTCTGTGTGGTGCTTAG
- the LOC121256264 gene encoding GDSL esterase/lipase At4g10955-like, translated as MEEIFDSSGPKHLEGIVDWKNADHRRSVTASLVQGVYVLETDRQRKMTISKNPINYAQPWWVSFNFQLHKYLTKDDGCIFGAIYEYINGKCPAPADSNVPRYVIAFRGTLILRLRDLKLNLKFFINELKESHRSQLAMRCVENFVDSNGSSNVWLAGHSLGSAIALIVGRNMMLKKNCSLEAYLFNPPYASLHMENFCTSMDEDVKHLVRTVRGIIKKALAIAVEARINP; from the exons atggaggaaattttCGATAGTTCAGGACCTAAACATCTCGAGGGTATTGTTGACTG GAAAAATGCAGATCACCGGAGATCTGTCACTGCCAGCTTGGTTCAAGGAGTATACGTCCTAGAAACTGACCGCCAAAGGAAAATGACAATCAGCAAAAATCCCATAAATTATGCTCAACCCTGGTGGGTCTCCTTCAATTTCCAATTACATAAATATCTAACAAAAGATGATGGGTGCATATTCGGTGCCATTTACGAATACATTAATGGCAAATGCCCAGCCCCAGCCGATTCAAACGTCCCAAGATATGTTATTGCGTTTCGGGGCACATTAATCCTAAGGCTAAGGGACCTCAAGTTAAACCTGAAATTCTTCATTAACGAACTTAAAGAGTCCCATCGCTCTCAACTTGCAATGCGGTGTGTTGAAAACTTTGTTGACTCGAATGGAAGTTCAAATGTATGGTTGGCTGGACACTCTCTGGGGTCAGCAATAGCATTAATCGTTGGAAGGAACATGATGTTAAAGAAGAATTGTTCTCTTGAAGCCTATCTTTTTAATCCACCATACGCATCTCTCCACATGGAGAATTTTTGTACTAGTATGGATGAAGACGTGAAGCACCTGGTCCGCACTGTACGTGGTATAATCAAGAAAGCCCTCGCCATTGCTGTAGAAGCTCGAATTAATCCTTAA